GCCTGATCGGCCCGTCCGGTTCCGGCAAGTCCACTTTGCTGCGTTGCATCAACCACCTGGAGAAGATCGACGCCGGCCGGCTGTACGTGGACGGCGTGCTGGTCGGGTACCAGCAGCGTGGTGACAAGCTGTATGAGCTGCGGGACAAGGAGATCGCCGCGCAGCGCAAGGACATCGGCATGGTGTTCCAGCGGTTCAACCTGTTCCCGCACATGACCGCGCTCGAAAACGTGATGGAGGCGCCGGTCCAGGTCCGCCGCGAGCCCAAGGCGCAGGTGCGGACGCGGGCGTTGGAGCTGCTGGAGCGCGTCGGCCTCGGCGACAAGGCGGCCGCCTATCCGGGCCAGCTCTCCGGCGGGCAGCAGCAGCGCGTCGCCATCGCGCGGGCGCTGGCCATGCAGCCCAAGCTGATGCTCTTCGACGAGCCGACGTCCGCATTGGACCCGGAGCTGGTCGGCGACGTCCTCGGCGTCATGCGTCAGCTGGCGAAGGACGGCATGACGATGGTCGTGGTGACCCACGAAATGCAGTTCGCCCGTGAAGTGGCCGACAAGGTCCTCTTCATGGACGGCGGTGTGGTCGTCGAAGCGGGTCCGCCGGAACAGGTGATCGGCGATCCGCGGCACGAACGTACGAAGGTGTTCCTTTCCCGGGTGCTGAATCCGAACGCTTGACCCCAGGACCCGGGCGGGCCGTATCACGGTGCGGTTCGCCCGGGTTCGCTCGTTTGTGCGGCGGTCGCGCACAACGCGTCGCCGGATGCGCACTTTCCGCCACCGTCCGGGCCGGCTACTCCAATGGACCCTTGCCACCGCGCCTTTTATCCGATTCCCTGTTAGGCGAACACAGGGGGGAGAAGGCGCACGTGCCGACTGACACGACTTTGCCGCCACTCGATCCGTTTGCCGGGATACCGGACAAGCGCTATGAGGTGAAGGCGGCGGACCTGCTCAAACCGGGTACCGGCGGGCTGCTCCGCTGGCGGCGGCAGGCCACCAACGCGCCCATTGTCGAGGTCCAGGACGCTTACATCACCGGCACCTTCGATTTGCGCGCGGCCGATCTCAACTTCCTGTTCCGGTTCGAACGCTGCCGCTTCGAGCATCCGCCGGACGTGCGCGAGGCGACACTGCTGGGGCTGGTCTTCCGCAAGTGCTGGCTGCCCGGGCTCAAGGCACGCAACCTGCGCAGCCGCAACGACGTGCGGTTGATCCGCAGTATCGTCGAGGTCGCGCTGGACGATCACGAGGCCGAGGAGACCACGACGATCCAGCGCGGGGACGATCGCGAGCGGGGCATGCCCAACGCCGCGATCAACCTCACCGACGCGGTCGTCGACGGTTCGGTGGTGCTCACCCGCACCACGATCCGGCACCCGAGCGGCAAGGCGATCCAGGGCGACCGGTTGGTCATCACCGGCGCGCTGCTCGCATACCGGATGGTCGCGAAGGGGGAGGTGCGGCTGCCCGGTATGCGTACCGGCGGCAATGTGAACTTCTCCGGGGCCACTTTGGACAATCCGGATGGCTTCGCGTTGAACGGCAACGGCCTGCACATCGGTGGCAGCCTGCTCTGCGAAGTGGACAACTACGGCCGGGCGAGCGGGCGGAAGCGGTTCACCGCCAAGGGGATCCTCTATCTGCCAAGTGCCACTGTGGACAGTGACATCGTGCTGCGCGAGGCGCGGCTGATGGTCGACCACAATGGACCGGTGGTGATGGAAGCCTGGAAATCCGGCGATCCCTACCTCGATCCGCGCCCGGCGCTGGTCGCCGACCGGCTGAAGGTCGACGGCAACCTCGAACTCTCCGACGGCCTCCGCGCCTTCGGCACACTCCGGATGGTCAACGCACGCATCGGCGGTTCCCTGCGGCTCGCCGGCGCCGAAATCACTGTGGTGCGCGGTACTGCGGCGCCGTTCTATGACCGCGCCCTGCATTTGGACGGCTCGAATATCGGTGGTGACATAGAGGCGACGAACCTGCGGGTCCCGGTCGGGCAATTGCGGCTGGCCGACGTGACCGTGGGCGGCAATGTGCTCGCGTGGAATTCGAAGTTCCTGCATCCGGAGCGGGATGCGTTCTCCGCGCGGCGGGCGAAGATCTCCGGTAACCTCCATCTCACCGATGCCACGGTGAAGGGCACGTTGCGGCTGCAGGGCGTGCAGGTCGGCGGGAGCGTGAACCTGTTCGGCACGGTGCTGACCGAGCCCAGTGTGCGGAATTCGAGCAGTTTTTCCCTGGATATCCGCACCGCCCGTATTGGCCGGGATTTAGTGCTCACCGAGAACAAGGACCGCCCGTTCCGCGCCGAAGGCGGAGTGAATCTCGACGGCGCGCAAATTGCTCGCCGAGTGGATTTAAAGGGTGCCCAACTCGCTTCCATCGAACAACACGGAATCGCGCTGGACGCCAGCGACGTGACGGCTGATGAATTCATTCTCTCCCCTGCTGAACCGCCGGTCGGTTCGGTCCGGCTGCGCCGCGCGCACTGCGGAACACTGGCCGACAACGAAACGATCTGGGCCGCGTCCGATGGTGTGGAACTCGACGATTTCCGTTACGATGCCTTGAAGAACGACATCGCACTGGATGACGATCGTGCCCTGAACCGCCGGATCTCCTTGCTGCGCAAGGCTATGCGGGGCTACCGTCCGGGCCCCTACGACCAGCTCGCCGCGACCTTGCGCGCCGCCGGGAACGAGGAGCACGCCTCCACTGTCGCGTTGCGCAAGCAGCAGTTCCGCTACGAGGCGCTGGCGAAGGGGTTCAAGATCTTCGGCCCCGGTGTGCGAGCGTGGAGCTGGCTGCAACGGTCGATGGTCGGCTATGGCTTCCGCCCCGTGCGCGCGCTGGGCTGGCTGTTCACCCTGCTGGTGCTCGGCAGCCTGTGGTTCGGCCTCGGCTCCGACGACTGCGTACGCGACCCCGGCCGCTACGCGGTGAGCGGCCCGCGGTGCCTGGTCAACCAGCAGGACACCGGACTGCAATGGAACCCGGTGATCTACACAGCGGACCTGCTGGTGCCGATCGTCGACTTCGGCAACAAGTCACGGTGGTACATGCACGGCGCCGACAACTGGGTGGCGACCGGCTTCACCGCCTCCGGCTGGATCCTGGCCACAACCGTCGCCGCCGGCGTAAGCCGCATGCTGCGGCGGGAGAGCTGAACTCGCCGGTAGGTGACCGGTCGGAGCCTTTGGCTGGGCAACGCGTTCGCTCCGCGAGAGGTGGCGTGACCGGCCCGTTCACTCCAGCCTGGTGTTGCGAACGGACCTCTCACGCCACTGCGCCGGAAATGGGTCAGTGGAGGTTGTGCAGTAGCGCGTGTAGCTGCGTGATCATTGTTTCGGGGCGGGCTGGTGTGACGTTGATGTAGCGGTCGTGGCCTGGTTCTTTGCTGAAGGAGAACAGGTAACGGCCGTGTTGGGTGTCGTAGTAGGTGCAGGTGTTGTCGCTGCTGGTCCGGTGGCGACCGAGTCGGTCGCGGGTGGTTGCGGTGATCTGGCCGGCGCCGGTGCGGGGTAGCGTGGCTACGTCCAGCACTCGCCGTACGTCGCGTCGTGCGGGGGCTCCCTGGGAGGCTTGCCGCAGGTCGGATTCCGGCACTGACATGGCTGGGCCGGTCGCGGGGGGCAGGGTCGGTAGCTCGCTGATCAGTTCTTCGGCGAGTGCGTCGGGCCGGGCCGGGCGTAGCAGGACCTGCCCTGATGCGGGTACGTGGCAGGCGAGGACTGCGTCGGTCCCGGCTGCGGCGACCACTAGCCGGTAGCGGCGGGCGGGCTGGGACTCGATGGTGGCCGAGAGTTCGCTGGCGCCGCGGCACAGGACGGTCATGGTCTGCAGGAAGTCTTCGCGTGGCCTGCCGTGGCTCCAGGCGCCGTGCTCGGCAAGGCTTTGTATCGCGGTGTCGTGGTACTGCCTGGTTTCTTCTGGGTCTCGCCACAGCGGGTCGGGTGACAGTGCCGCTGGGAGTGAAACTCCGGCCAGTTCCGCGGCGAGTGGTAGGCAGTCGGCGGGCAGGACGAGTGCACGATCGAGTACGAGCATTGTCAGAGCCCGATCACCGGTGGGGCGGCCTTGGGCAGTGTGCCGATCAGCGCGTCGTCGGGGTCGGTCTCGAGCAGGTAGTCGGCGCGTTTGTGTTCGTTGTCCTCGTCGCCCTTGCCCCCGCGGCCGATCCCGCCGCCGCCCATTCCGGGCGAACCGGCACGGCCGTTGGTGCCGGCGGCGCCTGCCGCGCGTCCGCTGGCGGGCTCGGTGTTCCCGGGCGTTCCGGCGCCGGTGCCGGCCCCGCGCCCGAGACCGCTGCCGTTGCTGCCGGAGCCGCGTCCGCCGCTGCTGCCGGAGCCGCTGCCGCTTCCGCCGCTGTACCCGCCGGTGCCACCGGGCCCGAACCCGCCAGGGCCGAACCCGCCCGGTCCGAAGCTGTTACCGCCGACGTTGCCGTTGCTGCTGGTTCCGTTGCCTGGATAGCCGCCGGCCGGGGTCCAGGCGCCGGGGTCCGGCGTGGTGCCTGGTGGGGTGTAGCCGGATGTGGTGGTGGTCTCCGGCACCTTTCCGTGGAACTGCGGAGCCCCCGGCTCGAGCCAGCCCTGCTGCGGGACGGGCCCGTTGCCGTTCGAGGACCCGCCGACGTGCGAGCCCGCACCGGGGCCGGGAACGGTGCCGGTGCTGTAGCCGCCCGCGTGGCTCCCGCCGGTACTCCCGGTACCGCCGGTCCCACCCGGCGTGGAGGCCGACGGCAGGTGCCCGGTCGCGGTCCCTCCGGGCTGGGTGACCGAGAAGTCCCCACCGGCCGAGGGCATGGCCAGATCGCCGTACTGGGACGGATCGGCCCAACGACCTGAATTGTCGGTGGACTGACCGTGATAAAGGCTGTAACCCTCGGTGACGGCTCGGGCTTTCTTGTCCCATTCTTCGATGTCGTGGGAACGATTCGAGAGGAATGACAGCGGTGTGTTGCTGACCCAGTCGTCAGCGGGCCGGTCGCCGATAGTGCCCACGGATTTGATCTTGCCGTCGAGGACTGTGAACGAGTTTCCCTGGCCGGTGTAGAGCTGATTGGCCTGTTCAAGGTGCTGACCGCTGACCTGGGAAGCCTGCACCATCGGACCCGCACCCGCATAGGCCTGACCAGCCGAGTCGCCTTCCCAGTACTGGCTCATCTTGCCCTGGAGCTGCAACATCCGATCCGCGATAGCGTCGTGCCGCTGGGACAAACCGGTCGCCACAGTGGCGCCGTCGTACATGCCGGCCGCCCCTTTGCCGCGGTTGACCAAGTCCACGATCTGCTGCGGAGTCAACGCCATCATGCACCAGCCTTGATCGTTGCCACTGCGGCTTCGGCAGCTCTGGTCACCAATGAACATGGGTCACCGTAAGATGGGGAGGCTTTGTCGAGGATCGCGGAAAAGGTGAAGATCTCGTCGTTCTTGACGCCGACGCCGATTTGGCACCCGCCGCTCTTGCGATCATCGAGGACTGCGGAATACACCGCGGGGTAGCCGGAGACATCGGGTGCTGCTTCGAAGT
This Amycolatopsis sulphurea DNA region includes the following protein-coding sequences:
- a CDS encoding amino acid ABC transporter ATP-binding protein is translated as MTPVVSAQKVCKSFGSLDVLKGIDLEVHEREVLCLIGPSGSGKSTLLRCINHLEKIDAGRLYVDGVLVGYQQRGDKLYELRDKEIAAQRKDIGMVFQRFNLFPHMTALENVMEAPVQVRREPKAQVRTRALELLERVGLGDKAAAYPGQLSGGQQQRVAIARALAMQPKLMLFDEPTSALDPELVGDVLGVMRQLAKDGMTMVVVTHEMQFAREVADKVLFMDGGVVVEAGPPEQVIGDPRHERTKVFLSRVLNPNA
- a CDS encoding oxidoreductase, with product MPTDTTLPPLDPFAGIPDKRYEVKAADLLKPGTGGLLRWRRQATNAPIVEVQDAYITGTFDLRAADLNFLFRFERCRFEHPPDVREATLLGLVFRKCWLPGLKARNLRSRNDVRLIRSIVEVALDDHEAEETTTIQRGDDRERGMPNAAINLTDAVVDGSVVLTRTTIRHPSGKAIQGDRLVITGALLAYRMVAKGEVRLPGMRTGGNVNFSGATLDNPDGFALNGNGLHIGGSLLCEVDNYGRASGRKRFTAKGILYLPSATVDSDIVLREARLMVDHNGPVVMEAWKSGDPYLDPRPALVADRLKVDGNLELSDGLRAFGTLRMVNARIGGSLRLAGAEITVVRGTAAPFYDRALHLDGSNIGGDIEATNLRVPVGQLRLADVTVGGNVLAWNSKFLHPERDAFSARRAKISGNLHLTDATVKGTLRLQGVQVGGSVNLFGTVLTEPSVRNSSSFSLDIRTARIGRDLVLTENKDRPFRAEGGVNLDGAQIARRVDLKGAQLASIEQHGIALDASDVTADEFILSPAEPPVGSVRLRRAHCGTLADNETIWAASDGVELDDFRYDALKNDIALDDDRALNRRISLLRKAMRGYRPGPYDQLAATLRAAGNEEHASTVALRKQQFRYEALAKGFKIFGPGVRAWSWLQRSMVGYGFRPVRALGWLFTLLVLGSLWFGLGSDDCVRDPGRYAVSGPRCLVNQQDTGLQWNPVIYTADLLVPIVDFGNKSRWYMHGADNWVATGFTASGWILATTVAAGVSRMLRRES
- a CDS encoding ESX secretion-associated protein EspG; translated protein: MLVLDRALVLPADCLPLAAELAGVSLPAALSPDPLWRDPEETRQYHDTAIQSLAEHGAWSHGRPREDFLQTMTVLCRGASELSATIESQPARRYRLVVAAAGTDAVLACHVPASGQVLLRPARPDALAEELISELPTLPPATGPAMSVPESDLRQASQGAPARRDVRRVLDVATLPRTGAGQITATTRDRLGRHRTSSDNTCTYYDTQHGRYLFSFSKEPGHDRYINVTPARPETMITQLHALLHNLH